The following proteins come from a genomic window of Aspergillus oryzae RIB40 DNA, chromosome 4:
- a CDS encoding uncharacterized protein (predicted protein) translates to MCPALIPTSCCTQKGQCITLSLACHDQYPPVVKLTVTQLTFFDRRDFTILPNYWQKIITFSREEHGPVATGGRERSFIQYPRSSAGLTPLGVQSGASSHLAKEPTCKLCPQSFVDLTSYHERGVNHVRDSFLGKPDLLSLSPNFQG, encoded by the exons ATGTGTCCCGCGCTCATCCCCACCTCGTGTTGCACACAGAAAGGCCAGTGCATTA CTCTGAGCCTGGCCTGTCACGACCAGTATCCACCGGTGGTGAAATTGACAGTTACTCAGCTCACAT TCTTCGACCGACGAGACTTCACAATTCTTCCAAATTATTGGCAGAAGATCATTACCTTCTCACGAGAAGAGCATGGCCCGGTTGCGACAGGAGGGCGAGAACGAAGCTTTATTCAA TATCCGAGGTCGAGCGCTGGTTTGACGCCTCTCGGTGTGCAATCCGGTGCTTCATCCCATTTAGCAAAGGAGCCCACATGTAAG CTCTGCCCACAATCCTTCGTCGATTTGACCTCCTATCATGAACGGGGCGTCAACCACGTCCGTGACTCTTTTCTTGGCAAACCGGACCTATTGTCATTAAGTCCAAACTTTCAGGGCTAG
- a CDS encoding endonuclease/exonuclease/phosphatase family protein (predicted protein), whose amino-acid sequence MRSSTDLPLRILTNNIRYATKSPFKGEKPWEERRQPLLNQLLYNTRNQDAFICLQEVLHDQLIDIHSGLNREHSAASAEAGEDAWAYIGVGRDDGHEAGEYSPIFYRPSVWQLRHWETVWLSETPHVPSKSWDAASIRIVTIGVFTHHTSRQTILAMNTHLDDQGSRSRFEAAHIILRKIDEYESGEHKDVISAVFLTGDLNSEETQEAYSVLTGNESTLIDAAKAVDPVEHYVKQCQWLSSKQKTITWRLRHSSFLVS is encoded by the exons ATGAGGTCTTCTACAGATCTTCCTTTACGCATCTTGACGAATAATATTCGTTATGCCACGAAGTCGCCATTTAAGGGAGAGAAACCATGGGAAGAGCGCAGGCAGCCCCTCCTAAATCAGCTGCTGTATAACACCCGCAATCAAGACGCTTTCATCTGCCTACAAGAGGTTCTTCATGACCAGCTCATCGACATACACTCCGGACTGAACCGTGAACACTCCGCAGCCTCCGctgaagcaggagaagatgccTGGGCGTATATCGGGGTCGGGCGAGATGATGGCCATGAAGCTGGCGAATACTCACCCATCTTCTACCGACCGTCGGTCTGGCAGCTCCGACATTGGGAAACAGTCTGGTTGTCTGAAACGCCGCATGTCCCCTCAAAAAGCTGGGATGCAGCATCCATCCGCATCGTTACTATTGGTGTTTTCACACACCATACAAGTCGACAGACTATTCTGGCGATGAACACCCATTTGGACGACCAAGGATCCCGGTCTCGCTTTGAAGCAGCCCACATCATCCTTCGGAAGATTGATGAGTACGAGAGTGGAGAGCACAAAGATGTCATTTCTGCAGTGTTCCTGACAGGTGACTTGAACAGCGAGGAGACACAAGAGGCCTACTCGGTATTAACAGGGAATGAATCTACTCTGATTGACGCGGCAAAAGCGGTCGATCCGGTGGAACACTACG TCAAACAGTGCCAATGGCTCAGCAGCAAGCAAAAAACGATCACGTGGCGGCTCCGCCAttcatccttcctcgtcaGCTGA
- a CDS encoding sister chromatid cohesion factor PDS5 (sister chromatid cohesion complex Cohesin, subunit PDS5) — MPARTRQGPSAAAEVVESEETPGGLRRLRFNEPLSWRVGRSAIPIVDLLQRLQTLAQELRKLEQEEVEKDSLQKVSQELATAQLLAHKDKGVRAWTACCIVDVLRLCAPDAPFTGNQLKDIFTCIVTSIIPALGDPSNTYNAQHIYVLNSLAEVKSIVLMTDLDHPDALIIPLFTTCFDIVSGSSKGSTGEDIAKNVEFDMTRLLVTVIDETPVLAADVVDVIVAQFLRIDPRALENPSRRGKKADAPLDAKQGTLLLKDYPPAYNMAKAICQACPERMTSHISQYFNNVIIDASATGANGPSKNSHRRPNLDDSDEEGEDIKELSKAHRLIRELWRACPEVLQNVVPQLEAELSAESVSLRLLATQTIGDLTAGIGVAGPPPPPPMDPAAYPPVTLSDYSQIVPQPNVLIQPFSPKPFSQAHSSTYEGFLSRRLDKSASVRAAWATVVGRILLTSAGGSGLAESEEQMLIKNLASMLRDADEKVRVAAVDAVGTFGLSHIVHKLGASGGFSSHDSILFILAERVKDRKPQVREHAMKTLGRMWAVAAGEIEQDNEQVVSLLKDGPSKIFDAFYTNDMDIHVLIDRVLFDILLPLSYPPIKPKLSRSSSTQSQKLKDSQTSEGENETDVDKIRVRRILTLIRGLDDKAKKVFFAMQARQIQMRTAVTVYLQACEEYNGGVMEKDDERITAQINRVIDTLSKLFPDASRASADLWKFAKVHDRRSYQLIRFAMAAVSDYRTVIKAIRELARRLQSSNNSPLLETLTPLLYRCSSLVFNRSHIPAIISLSRTDENGLASPAHEMLREISSRNPEVLEAQVQEMCKDLESQAPSAKTSKDTGTEEILKACSGFAKKLPAKLPKERKFFQALVNYALYSPSPRAAKHAVSILMATADRKEMYAKDLVQKCVSKWEYGTDRFLTKLATLSQLNLLAPREADEESDAIVSIAVNKVLLTNRSPKPEAGYIWSDAVDDETAAKEWALRIIVNRLRAKEGSDDENDFRAHAEPVYSTLNKLVVGEGELSKKKDTPAGQKSRLRLLAAKSILKLCASHSICDHLLAPQDFNALALVAQDRLAPVRIGFINELKKKLVPNSRLSHRWYIITFLLAFEPNASLKDSTLTWLRSRATFFSQSGGKKKDPVMESIFSRLLSLLAYHPDYPPQDLDEEVKARDLTDFGRYILFYLLAIANEHNLSLIFHIAQRVKQTRDGITKSDEITTRLHTLSDLAQSTIRRFADIYSQQRRFGGGAGGTNILQTYPGKMGLPSSIFAPMSSHREAQEVAEKNFLSEDVDDLLDRLVRSVMRSKGGSQGQAAKKRKPEPTDTTGEAGTTTKKVKKVREKVTRPRKSSGATSRTPKRKNKDEDGWSSDEGAAKTSTATARRRSSRGTSRRVSYADHDSDEDDVEMDDWDQDKDEAEAEEEEEDDNEENENNHANNNHVQDSEDDGSDLSSPPPSLPPSSPPPSAKKARAEKATTLPSRRSSRRG, encoded by the exons ATGCCTGCGCGCACTCGTCAAGGCCCCTCCGCTGCGGCGGAGGTCGTGGAATCAGAAGAGACACCTGGCGGCCTGCGCCGCCTCAGATTCAATGAACCACTTTCATGGCGCGTTGGGCGATCGGCTATTCCCATTGTGGATCTGCTGCAGCGCCTGCAGACGCTCGCGCAAGAGCTCCGCAAGCTGGAACAGGAGGAGGTGGAAAAGGATTCTCTCCAGAAAGTCTCTCAGGAGCTAGCAACAGCTCAGCTTCTCGCACATAAGGACAAGGGTGTAAGAGCCTGGACGGCCTGTTGCATTGTCGACGTTTTGCGCCTCTGCGCCCCCGACGCGCCCTTCACCGGCAATCAACTTAAG GATATTTTTACCTGCATCGTGACCTCCATTATCCCCGCATTGGGGGATCCCTCTAACACGTATAATGCTCAGCATATCTATGTGTTGAACTCACTAGCGGAAGTGAAGAGTATCGTTTTAATGACAGACCTCGACCATCCGGACGCTTTAATTATTCCCTTATTTACTACTTGCTTTGACATTGTCTCTGGTTCTTCCAAAGGCTCCACAGGCGAGGACATAGCGAAGAATGTTGAATTCGACATGACCCGCCTGCTTGTAACGGTGATTGATGAGACGCCAGTACTTGCTGCGGATGTTGTGGATGTTATCGTCGCCCAATTCCTGCGTATCGACCCACGTGCTTTGGAGAACCCTAgcaggagagggaagaaggccGATGCTCCGCTCGATGCCAAACAGGGAACGCTGCTTCTGAAGGACTACCCCCCTGCATATAACATGGCGAAAGCAATTTGCCAAGCCTGCCCGGAGAGGATGACTAGTCATATTAGCCAGTATTTCAATAATGTCATCATTGACGCCTCTGCGACCGGAGCGAACGGTCCGTCTAAGAATTCTCATCGCCGACCCAACCTTGATGAttcagacgaagaaggggaggatatcaaagagttGAGCAAGGCACACCGTCTGATCCGGGAACTTTGGAGGGCCTGTCCCGAGGTGTTGCAGAATGTGGTCCCCCAACTGGAGGCAGAACTGTCCGCGGAATCTGTGTCTTTGCGCCTGCTAGCTACGCAGACAATTGGTGACCTCACGGCTGGAATTGGAGTTGCCGGGCCACCCCCGCCTCCGCCAATGGATCCTGCAGCCTATCCGCCTGTGACCTTGTCAGACTATTCGCAGATAGTCCCCCAGCCCAACGTTCTTATACAGCCATTCTCTCCCAAGCCATTCTCGCAGGCGCATAGCTCCACCTACGAGGGCTTTCTGAGCCGACGATTGGACAAGTCCGCCTCAGTAAGGGCTGCATGGGCCACCGTGGTTGGTCGGATATTGCTAACGTCGGCCGGTGGCTCTGGCCTGGCCGAAAGTGAGGAGCAGATGCTCATCAAAAACCTAGCGTCTATGCTTCGAGATGCAGATGAGAAAGTTCGAGTAGCAGCAGTCGACGCGGTGGGTACATTTGGTCTGTCTCACATTGTTCACAAGCTAGGAGCCAGTGGCGGCTTTTCATCCCACGATTCTATACTTTTTATCTTGGCGGAGCGTGTCAAAGACCGAAAGCCACAGGTCCGGGAACATGCCATGAAAACCCTGGGCCGGATGTGGGCAGTTGCGGCAGGTGAGATTGAACAAGATAACGAGCAAGTAGTATCCTTGCTCAAAGATGGGCCATCAAAGATCTTCGATGCCTTTTACACAAATGacatggatatccatgtGCTGATTGATCGCGTTTtgtttgatatccttcttccGCTTAGCTACCCACCGATAAAGCCTAAATTATCGCGCAGTAGCTCAACGCAATCTCAAAAACTGAAAGACTCACAGACTTCAGAGGGTGAAAATGAGACAGACGTTGACAAGATACGCGTCCGTCGCATCTTAACCCTAATTAGGGGATTGGACgacaaggcaaagaaggttTTCTTTGCAATGCAGGCCAGGCAAATTCAGATGAGGACAGCTGTTACAGTCTACCTTCAGGCCTGCGAGGAGTATAAT GGTGGTGTGATGGAAAAAGACGACGAACGCATCACAGCTCAAATCAATCGAGTGATTGATACATTGTCAAAGCTCTTTCCTGACGCGTCAAGAGCTTCCGCAGATCTTTGGAAATTTGCCAAAGTACATGACCGGCGCAGCTACCAGTTGATTCGCTTTGCAATGGCTGCGGTCAGCGATTACCGAACGGTCATTAAGGCCATCAGGGAGCTCGCACGCCGATTGCAAAGCTCTAACAACTCTCCTTTACTCGAGACTTTAACCCCCCTTTTGTACCGCTGTAGTTCCCTTGTTTTCAACCGGAGCCACATTCCAGCAATTATAAGTCTTTCGCGGACAGATGAGAATGGATTGGCGAGTCCAGCACATGAGATGTTGCGGGAGATCTCATCTCGGAATCCTGAGGTACTAGAGGCTCAGGTTCAAGAGATGTGCAAGGATCTTGAATCGCAAGCACCATCGGCCAAAACGAGTAAGGACACTGGAACCGAAGAGATTCTCAAAGCTTGCTCTGGGTTTGCAAAGAAGCTCCCGGCGAAGCTGCCCAAAGAGCGCAAGTTTTTCCAGGCCCTTGTCAATTATGCGTTGTATAGTCCATCTCCTCGAGCTGCCAAGCATGCTGTCTCAATCCTCATGGCCACCGCAGATCGCAAAGAGATGTACGCTAAGGACTTGGTCCAGAAGTGCGTTTCTAAGTGGGAGTATGGAACAGATCGGTTCCTCACCAAGTTAGCTACGCTATCTCAGCTGAACCTCTTAGCCCCAAGGGAGGCAGACGAGGAGAGTGATGCCATTGTCTCGATAGCAGTCAATAAAGTCCTATTGACAAATCGGTCCCCGAAACCGGAAGCCGGGTATATATGGTCAGACGCCGTGGATGACGAAACCGCTGCCAAAGAATGGGCTCTCAGAATTATTGTCAACCGCTTACGCGCCAAGGAAGGCTCTGACGACGAAAACGATTTCCGTGCTCATGCCGAACCTGTTTATAGTACTCTTAACAAACTTGTGGTGGGTGAGGGCGagctgtcaaagaaaaaggacacACCAGCAGGGCAAAAGTCACGACTACGTCTTCTGGCCGCTAAGTCAATACTCAAATTATGTGCATCCCACAGCATCTGTGACCATCTGCTTGCACCTCAAGACTTCAATGCGCTTGCTCTAGTCGCCCAAGATCGCCTTGCGCCTGTAAGGATTGGGTTTATTAATGAACTCAAGAAGAAACTGGTACCAAACTCACGCTTGAGCCACCGTTGGTATATCATCACATTCCTGCTCGCGTTTGAACCAAATGCTAGTTTGAAGGACAGCACTCTTACCTGGTTGCGATCCCGCgcgaccttcttctctcaaagtggtggcaagaagaaggatccaGTTATGGAATCCATCTTTTCGCGCCTGCTGTCACTACTAGCTTATCATCCCGACTACCCCCCGCAAGACTTAGATGAGGAGGTGAAGGCTCGCGATCTGACCGACTTTGGCCGCtacattcttttctatctattAGCGATAGCTAATGAACATAATCTCTCGCTCATTTTCCATATCGCCCAGCGTGTCAAGCAGACACGTGACGGTATCACCAAGTCCGATGAAATCACGACACGTCTACACACACTTTCGGATCTGGCTCAATCTACCATTCGCCGATTCGCCGATATCTACTCACAGCAGCGCAGATTCGGCGGCGGTGCTGGTGGCACTAATATCCTGCAGACGTACCCTGGCAAGATGGGTCTTCCCAGTTCAATATTTGCCCCAATGAGCAGCCACCGCGAAGCCCAGGAAGTAGCCGAGAAAAACTTCCTCTCGGAAGACGTGGATGACCTGCTGGATCGGCTTGTGCGGTCTGTGATGAGGTCAAAGGGCGGGTCCCAAGGCCAAgccgcgaagaagagaaaacctGAGCCCACCGACACGACCGGTGAAGCTGGAACAACAACTaagaaagtaaagaaagTTAGGGAGAAGGTTACACGGCCCCGGAAGTCGTCCGGCGCAACATCAAGGACACCAAAgcggaagaacaaggacgaagatggcTGGTCATCAGATGAGGGAGCCGCAAAGACCAGCACTGCTACTGCCCGCAGACGCAGCAGCAGAGGTACTTCGCGTAGAGTCAGTTATGCAGATCACGATagtgacgaagatgacgtCGAAATGGACGACTGGGATCAAGATAAAGATGAAgccgaagctgaagaagaggaagaggacgacaacgaagaaaatgagaacaACCACGCAAACAACAACCACGTCCAGGACTCAGAGGACGACGGTAGCGACCTATCATCGCCTCCACCATCACTACCtccatcatccccaccacCAAGCGCCAAAAAAGCACGTGCCGAAAAGGCGACAACCCTGCCATCCCGACGCTCCTCTCGACGAGGATAA